One genomic window of Comamonas serinivorans includes the following:
- a CDS encoding 5-carboxymethyl-2-hydroxymuconate Delta-isomerase, which produces MPHLFVEYTDNLDGFPEVPVLTALNATVIASGEVLDECDLKSRVTRTTRFAVGNDATASRGFVHAELRLLTGRTPEAKRDLSERIAAVLREHTPKPEGMLVQLSVDVVDMDRAAYFKGRL; this is translated from the coding sequence ATGCCCCACCTGTTTGTCGAGTACACCGACAACCTCGACGGTTTTCCCGAAGTGCCCGTGTTGACGGCGCTGAACGCGACCGTCATCGCCAGCGGCGAGGTGCTGGACGAGTGCGACCTGAAAAGCCGCGTCACGCGCACCACGCGTTTTGCCGTCGGCAACGACGCGACGGCGTCGCGCGGCTTTGTGCACGCCGAACTGCGCTTGCTGACGGGCCGCACGCCCGAGGCCAAGCGCGACCTGTCCGAGCGCATTGCCGCCGTCTTGCGCGAACACACGCCCAAGCCGGAGGGCATGCTGGTGCAGCTCAGCGTGGACGTGGTGGACATGGACCGGGCGGCGTATTTCAAGGGCCGTTTGTGA
- a CDS encoding LysE family translocator — protein sequence MPTLDTALTFFSLAVLLGLSPGPDNLFVLMQSATQGRRAGWWVVVGLCTGLVGHTLAVALGLAAVFAASPLAFTVLKLAGAAYLLYLAWGAWRAPASLAVPGEAQARTAPPTRLAMWRRGVVMNLTNPKVGLFFLALLPQFVQAGRGPVAGQIVCLGLLFMLATLGVFGAVVLLAGVIRDQLARSARAQRWLNRAAAGVFVALAARLALQRT from the coding sequence ATGCCCACCCTGGATACCGCGCTCACCTTTTTTTCCCTGGCCGTGCTGCTCGGCCTGTCGCCCGGGCCCGACAACCTGTTCGTGCTCATGCAGTCGGCCACGCAGGGCCGGCGCGCGGGGTGGTGGGTGGTCGTGGGACTGTGCACCGGCCTGGTGGGGCACACGCTGGCCGTGGCGCTGGGGCTGGCGGCGGTGTTCGCCGCGTCGCCGCTGGCGTTCACGGTGCTGAAGCTGGCGGGCGCCGCCTACCTGCTCTACCTGGCCTGGGGCGCGTGGCGCGCACCGGCGAGCCTGGCGGTGCCGGGCGAGGCGCAGGCTCGCACCGCCCCACCCACGCGCCTGGCGATGTGGCGGCGTGGCGTGGTCATGAACCTCACCAACCCCAAGGTGGGCCTGTTCTTCCTGGCGTTGCTGCCGCAGTTTGTGCAGGCGGGGCGGGGGCCGGTGGCCGGGCAGATCGTCTGCCTGGGCTTGCTGTTCATGCTGGCCACGCTGGGGGTGTTTGGGGCCGTGGTGCTGCTGGCGGGCGTGATCCGCGATCAGCTCGCCCGCTCGGCCCGGGCGCAGCGCTGGCTGAATCGGGCTGCGGCGGGCGTGTTCGTGGCGCTGGCCGCCCGTCTGGCCTTGCAGAGAACTTGA
- a CDS encoding YkgJ family cysteine cluster protein: MPSNPCTSCGACCACFRVDFSVYELLSQGGSVPDGLTVPLTATLARMRGTDHSPPRCAALTGTLGVRTACGIYEWRPGPCHELEAGSDACNRARLRQGLPALEDGV; the protein is encoded by the coding sequence ATGCCTTCCAACCCCTGCACCAGCTGCGGCGCCTGTTGCGCCTGTTTTCGCGTGGATTTCAGCGTCTACGAGCTGCTGAGCCAAGGCGGCAGCGTGCCCGATGGCTTGACGGTGCCGCTGACCGCCACCCTGGCCCGCATGCGGGGCACCGACCACAGCCCGCCGCGCTGCGCGGCGCTGACCGGCACCCTGGGGGTTCGGACGGCCTGCGGCATTTACGAATGGCGACCGGGACCCTGCCACGAGCTGGAAGCCGGCTCGGACGCCTGCAACCGCGCACGCCTGCGTCAAGGGCTGCCGGCGCTGGAGGACGGGGTGTGA
- a CDS encoding ABC transporter transmembrane domain-containing protein — protein sequence MAQTPAAEAPGPAHARARGKPTSLTALWPFVRPYRVHLVLAMLFLLGSSAATLAFPVALRGLIDQGLIASDRGAQLMQLRTHMGVLFGVAVAMGLLSAARYYMVSWLGERVTADLRNAVYRRVLAQPPAFFEHTRVGEVLSRLTTDTTLVQSVVGSSLSMGLRNAVTGLGAIVMLVWTNAWMMAQVLVAVVCVVLPAMWFGRRVRKLSRASQDRVADASAVAGEVLGAMPVVQAFNAQGREAARFDRATEAALSTAMRRTRARAVLLAFIIIANAAVMLWGLYLGTQAVLDGRMTAGTLGQTAVYVMLLASSVAVLGEVYGEILRAAGASERLVELVQAPVAITSPALPGAGGGATAGAASVARTSAGDPGPVAGEPMAAPEGREQGPGRDARAAESQATIGSMVPSPMNSNREHGDTPVIELRDLSYHYPSRPLAPSLDAVNLRIRAGETVALVGPSGAGKSTLFHLLQRFDDPQQGELLLWGQDAREWSLEALREQMAIVPQDATVFSATAADNIRYGRPAASDAEVRAAARAAFADDFLQALPQGYDTHLGEHGVRLSGGQRQRIAIARALLKNAPILLLDEATSALDAESERMVQAALDATVAQRQSPLSGASAERGAGAAPIERDAGAVTGGAAQPPRTTLVIAHRLATVQRADRILVFEHGRVVEQGTHESLLAHGQLYARLAALQFTGLSPA from the coding sequence ATGGCACAGACGCCTGCCGCGGAGGCCCCCGGCCCGGCCCACGCCCGTGCGCGTGGCAAGCCCACGTCGCTGACGGCGCTGTGGCCCTTTGTGCGGCCTTACCGGGTGCACCTGGTGCTGGCGATGCTGTTCCTGCTGGGCTCGTCGGCCGCCACCTTGGCGTTTCCGGTGGCGCTGCGCGGCCTCATCGACCAGGGCCTGATCGCGTCGGACCGTGGCGCGCAGCTGATGCAGCTGCGCACCCACATGGGCGTGCTGTTTGGCGTGGCGGTGGCGATGGGCCTGTTGTCGGCCGCACGCTACTACATGGTCAGCTGGCTGGGCGAGCGCGTCACGGCCGATTTGCGCAACGCCGTGTACCGCCGGGTGCTGGCCCAGCCGCCGGCCTTTTTCGAGCACACCCGCGTGGGCGAGGTGTTGTCGCGCTTGACCACCGACACCACGCTGGTGCAGTCGGTCGTGGGGTCGTCGCTGTCCATGGGTTTGCGCAACGCCGTGACGGGGCTGGGCGCCATCGTCATGCTGGTGTGGACCAACGCCTGGATGATGGCGCAGGTGCTGGTGGCGGTGGTGTGCGTGGTGTTGCCGGCGATGTGGTTCGGCCGGCGGGTGCGCAAGTTGTCGCGTGCCAGCCAGGACCGCGTGGCGGACGCCAGCGCCGTGGCGGGCGAGGTGCTGGGTGCCATGCCCGTGGTGCAGGCCTTCAACGCGCAGGGGCGCGAGGCCGCGCGGTTTGACCGCGCCACGGAGGCCGCCCTCAGCACCGCCATGCGGCGCACGCGCGCCCGGGCCGTGCTGCTGGCGTTCATCATCATCGCCAACGCGGCCGTCATGCTGTGGGGCTTGTATTTGGGCACGCAGGCCGTGCTCGATGGGCGCATGACGGCGGGCACGCTGGGGCAGACCGCCGTCTACGTGATGCTGCTGGCCAGCTCGGTGGCGGTGCTGGGCGAGGTGTACGGCGAGATCCTGCGCGCGGCCGGCGCGAGCGAGCGCCTGGTCGAGCTGGTGCAGGCGCCGGTCGCGATCACGTCGCCCGCCTTGCCAGGTGCAGGCGGTGGCGCAACCGCTGGCGCGGCGTCGGTGGCCCGCACGTCGGCGGGCGACCCAGGGCCTGTCGCGGGTGAACCGATGGCTGCGCCTGAGGGCAGGGAGCAAGGGCCAGGGCGTGACGCCCGTGCTGCGGAGTCGCAGGCTACCATTGGCAGTATGGTGCCATCTCCGATGAATTCAAATCGAGAGCATGGGGATACTCCGGTCATTGAATTGCGCGACCTCAGCTACCACTACCCCTCGCGGCCACTGGCGCCGTCGTTGGACGCGGTGAATCTGCGCATCCGCGCCGGCGAAACCGTGGCCTTGGTCGGCCCGAGCGGCGCTGGCAAAAGCACGCTGTTCCACCTGCTGCAACGCTTTGACGACCCGCAGCAGGGCGAGCTGCTGCTGTGGGGACAGGACGCCCGCGAGTGGTCGCTGGAGGCCTTGCGCGAGCAGATGGCCATCGTGCCGCAGGACGCCACCGTGTTCTCGGCCACGGCGGCCGACAACATCCGCTACGGCCGGCCTGCTGCCAGCGACGCCGAGGTGCGAGCCGCGGCGCGCGCCGCCTTTGCCGACGACTTCCTGCAGGCCTTGCCCCAGGGCTACGACACCCACCTGGGCGAGCATGGCGTGCGCCTGTCGGGCGGCCAGCGCCAGCGCATCGCGATTGCCCGGGCGCTGCTGAAAAACGCGCCCATCCTGCTGCTGGACGAGGCCACCAGCGCGCTCGATGCCGAGAGCGAGCGCATGGTGCAGGCCGCGCTGGACGCCACCGTGGCGCAACGGCAGTCGCCCCTGTCGGGGGCATCGGCGGAGCGGGGGGCGGGAGCGGCCCCCATCGAGCGCGATGCCGGCGCCGTCACGGGCGGCGCCGCGCAGCCGCCACGCACTACCTTGGTCATTGCGCACCGCCTGGCGACGGTGCAACGCGCCGACCGCATCCTGGTCTTTGAACACGGGCGTGTGGTGGAGCAGGGCACGCACGAGTCGCTGCTGGCGCACGGGCAGCTGTACGCGCGTCTGGCGGCCTTGCAGTTCACCGGGTTGTCGCCGGCTTGA
- a CDS encoding aldo/keto reductase produces MQRRTLGRSGLQVSPLCFGGNVFGWTVNEAESFRLLDAWLDAGFNFIDTADVYSRWVPGHAGGESETILGKWLRHSGKRHRIVLATKVGKPMGPGQVGLSPKYIKQAVEASLKRLNTDYIDLYQSHDDDVSTPLADTLGAFADLIREGKVRAIGASNYSANRLELALATSQRHGLPRYESLQPLYNLYDRAAYEAELEPLCASRGVGVINFYALAAGFLTGKYRRPADAGKSARGAKTVSLYLNPRGLAIVDALHEVARELNATPGQVALAWQIARPSITAPIASASTLQQLNELAQAAQLKLDAATIAKLDAASAERGATPSAKA; encoded by the coding sequence ATGCAACGTCGCACCCTGGGCCGCTCGGGCCTGCAAGTCTCGCCGCTGTGCTTTGGCGGCAACGTGTTCGGCTGGACCGTGAACGAGGCCGAGAGCTTCCGCCTGCTGGACGCCTGGCTGGACGCCGGCTTCAACTTCATCGACACGGCCGACGTGTATTCGCGCTGGGTGCCCGGACACGCGGGCGGCGAATCGGAAACCATCCTGGGCAAATGGCTGCGCCACAGCGGCAAGCGCCACCGCATCGTGTTGGCCACCAAGGTCGGCAAGCCCATGGGGCCGGGCCAGGTGGGCTTGTCCCCCAAGTACATCAAGCAGGCCGTCGAGGCCTCGCTCAAACGTCTGAACACGGATTACATCGACCTGTATCAGTCCCACGACGATGACGTGTCAACGCCGCTTGCCGATACCCTGGGGGCGTTTGCCGATTTGATCCGCGAGGGCAAGGTGCGCGCCATCGGCGCGTCGAACTACAGCGCCAACCGCCTGGAGCTGGCCCTGGCCACGTCACAGCGCCATGGCTTGCCGCGCTATGAAAGCCTGCAGCCGCTGTACAACCTGTACGACCGCGCTGCCTACGAAGCAGAACTGGAACCCCTGTGCGCCAGCCGAGGGGTGGGCGTGATCAATTTCTATGCCCTGGCCGCCGGCTTTTTGACCGGCAAGTACCGCCGCCCGGCCGATGCCGGCAAGAGCGCGCGAGGCGCCAAGACCGTGTCGCTGTACCTGAACCCGCGCGGCCTGGCCATCGTCGATGCCCTGCACGAGGTCGCCCGCGAGCTGAACGCCACCCCGGGCCAAGTGGCCCTGGCCTGGCAAATCGCCCGCCCCTCGATCACCGCGCCCATCGCCAGCGCCAGCACCTTGCAGCAGCTGAACGAACTGGCGCAGGCCGCGCAGCTGAAGCTGGATGCCGCCACCATCGCCAAACTGGACGCCGCCAGCGCCGAGCGCGGCGCCACCCCGAGCGCCAAGGCGTGA